One window of Papaver somniferum cultivar HN1 chromosome 9, ASM357369v1, whole genome shotgun sequence genomic DNA carries:
- the LOC113307747 gene encoding sucrose-phosphatase 1-like isoform X1 translates to MDRFDSPARLMLVSDLDLTMVDHQCDEDNISQLKFNALWESNYRQDSLLVFSTGRTPAVYKRLKKDKPMLTPDITIMSVGTEIAYGESMIPDNDWEQFLNQNWDKSIVTEETDKFPELTYQSEADQRQYKVSFFVDKDKANGVIKALSERLKNRGLDIKIVFSGGEALDVLPKRGGKGEALAYLLKKFGHGKQPCNTLVCGDSGNDAELFGVPDVFGVMQVGNAMEELLQWREENAKNNPNIIHATERCAAGIIQAIGHFKLGPNLSPRDVLDFSKSSLEITNPGHEIVKFYLFYERWRRAEIAEPERHIENLKEIFYPSGVLVSPSGQEHLLHDYLDQMTKFYGNKKGKQFRVWVDRVTSTQIGSDTWSVKFDKWELSDDGPKGCTSTVLLSSKVSTSDGFVWMHMHHTWLTGLGATDQTYLLF, encoded by the exons ATGGATAGATTTGATAGCCCTGCACGTCTTATGCTAGTTTCGGATCTTGACTTAACAATG GTTGACCATCAGTGTGATGAAGACAACATTTCACAGCTTAAATTCAACGCTTTGTGGGAATCCAATTACCGCCAGGATTCGTTGTTAGTTTTCTCGACGGGGCGTACGCCTGCAGTTTACAAGAGATTAAAGAAAGACAAACCAATGTTAACTCCAGATATAACTATAATGTCAGTAGGAACTGAGATAGCATATGGTGAATCTATGATACCAGATAACGATTGGGAGCAGTTTCTTAATCAAAACTGGGATAAAAGCATTGTCACGGAGGAAACAGATAAATTTCCAGAACTGACTTATCAG TCAGAGGCAGACCAGAGACAGTACAAGGTTAGCTTTTTTGTAGACAAAGATAAAGCCAATGGGGTGATAAAGGCTCTCTCAGAGCGTCTTAAAAACCGTGGG CTAGACATAAAAATAGTTTTTAGTGGAGGAGAAGCTCTAGATGTTTTACCAAAACGTGGCGGCAAAGGAGAAGCTCTTGCCTATTTGCTTAAGAAATTTGGTCATGGAAAACAACCCTGCAATACTCTTGTTTGTGGTGATTCTGGCAATGATGCTGAACTCTTTGGTGTTCCAGATGTATTTGGTGTCATG CAGGTAGGCAATGCCATGGAAGAACTTTTGCAGTGGCGCGAAGAAAATGCAAAAAACAACCCTAATATAATCCATGCCACTGAGAGGTGTGCAGCCGGAATCATACAGGCTATTGGTCATTTTAAACTTGGTCCAAACCTCTCGCCTAGAGATGTTCTGGATTTCTCAAAGAGTAGCCTTGAGATCACAAATCctggtcatgaaatagtaaagtTCTACTTATTCTATGAGCGATGGCGACGTGCAGAGATCGCTGAGCCTGAACGGCATATTGAAAATTTGAAAGAAATCTTT TACCCGTCTGGAGTTCTTGTCAGTCCGTCTGGGCAAGAGCACCTGCTTCATGACTATTTGGATCAAATGACAAAGTTTTatggaaataaaaaaggaaaacagTTTCGGGTATGGGTGGACCGTGTTACTTCTACCCAAATTGGTTCAGACACATGGTCTGTGAAGTTCGATAAGTGGGAGTTATCTG ATGATGGACCAAAAGGGTGTACTTCCACAGTTTTACTAAGCTCAAAG GTTTCTACATCAGATGGGTTTGTTTGGATGCATATGCACCATACATGGTTGACTGGATTGGGAGCGACGGATCAGACTTACCTGCTGTTCTAG
- the LOC113307747 gene encoding sucrose-phosphatase 1-like isoform X2 produces MDRFDSPARLMLVSDLDLTMVDHQCDEDNISQLKFNALWESNYRQDSLLVFSTGRTPAVYKRLKKDKPMLTPDITIMSVGTEIAYGESMIPDNDWEQFLNQNWDKSIVTEETDKFPELTYQSEADQRQYKVSFFVDKDKANGVIKALSERLKNRGLDIKIVFSGGEALDVLPKRGGKGEALAYLLKKFGHGKQPCNTLVCGDSGNDAELFGVPDVFGVMVGNAMEELLQWREENAKNNPNIIHATERCAAGIIQAIGHFKLGPNLSPRDVLDFSKSSLEITNPGHEIVKFYLFYERWRRAEIAEPERHIENLKEIFYPSGVLVSPSGQEHLLHDYLDQMTKFYGNKKGKQFRVWVDRVTSTQIGSDTWSVKFDKWELSDDGPKGCTSTVLLSSKVSTSDGFVWMHMHHTWLTGLGATDQTYLLF; encoded by the exons ATGGATAGATTTGATAGCCCTGCACGTCTTATGCTAGTTTCGGATCTTGACTTAACAATG GTTGACCATCAGTGTGATGAAGACAACATTTCACAGCTTAAATTCAACGCTTTGTGGGAATCCAATTACCGCCAGGATTCGTTGTTAGTTTTCTCGACGGGGCGTACGCCTGCAGTTTACAAGAGATTAAAGAAAGACAAACCAATGTTAACTCCAGATATAACTATAATGTCAGTAGGAACTGAGATAGCATATGGTGAATCTATGATACCAGATAACGATTGGGAGCAGTTTCTTAATCAAAACTGGGATAAAAGCATTGTCACGGAGGAAACAGATAAATTTCCAGAACTGACTTATCAG TCAGAGGCAGACCAGAGACAGTACAAGGTTAGCTTTTTTGTAGACAAAGATAAAGCCAATGGGGTGATAAAGGCTCTCTCAGAGCGTCTTAAAAACCGTGGG CTAGACATAAAAATAGTTTTTAGTGGAGGAGAAGCTCTAGATGTTTTACCAAAACGTGGCGGCAAAGGAGAAGCTCTTGCCTATTTGCTTAAGAAATTTGGTCATGGAAAACAACCCTGCAATACTCTTGTTTGTGGTGATTCTGGCAATGATGCTGAACTCTTTGGTGTTCCAGATGTATTTGGTGTCATG GTAGGCAATGCCATGGAAGAACTTTTGCAGTGGCGCGAAGAAAATGCAAAAAACAACCCTAATATAATCCATGCCACTGAGAGGTGTGCAGCCGGAATCATACAGGCTATTGGTCATTTTAAACTTGGTCCAAACCTCTCGCCTAGAGATGTTCTGGATTTCTCAAAGAGTAGCCTTGAGATCACAAATCctggtcatgaaatagtaaagtTCTACTTATTCTATGAGCGATGGCGACGTGCAGAGATCGCTGAGCCTGAACGGCATATTGAAAATTTGAAAGAAATCTTT TACCCGTCTGGAGTTCTTGTCAGTCCGTCTGGGCAAGAGCACCTGCTTCATGACTATTTGGATCAAATGACAAAGTTTTatggaaataaaaaaggaaaacagTTTCGGGTATGGGTGGACCGTGTTACTTCTACCCAAATTGGTTCAGACACATGGTCTGTGAAGTTCGATAAGTGGGAGTTATCTG ATGATGGACCAAAAGGGTGTACTTCCACAGTTTTACTAAGCTCAAAG GTTTCTACATCAGATGGGTTTGTTTGGATGCATATGCACCATACATGGTTGACTGGATTGGGAGCGACGGATCAGACTTACCTGCTGTTCTAG